A window of Streptomyces caniferus contains these coding sequences:
- the cofC gene encoding 2-phospho-L-lactate guanylyltransferase, translated as MRRDGAEGEAEAAWSLVVPLKPLVRAKSRLSRAAGEDVRPRLALAFALDTVTAALACKDVRDVSVVTDDRLAGERLAALGARILPDTPADGLNAALAHGARAVRARRPGAPVAALNADLPALRPAELELVLHSASQFPRAFLADASDFGTTLLTATSGVELEPAFGGPSRARHLASGAREITATGVPSVRRDVDTGEDLLAALALGVGPHTALQAPYLAGGAATGTGPQDGSQRRLPPQVRASGA; from the coding sequence ATGCGAAGAGACGGAGCAGAGGGCGAAGCAGAGGCGGCCTGGAGCCTGGTGGTGCCGCTGAAACCGCTGGTGCGGGCCAAGAGCAGGCTCTCCCGGGCCGCGGGGGAGGACGTCCGGCCCCGACTGGCCCTCGCCTTCGCCCTGGATACCGTGACAGCGGCGCTGGCCTGCAAGGACGTCCGGGATGTGTCGGTTGTCACGGACGACCGGCTGGCAGGTGAGCGGCTGGCGGCGCTGGGAGCGCGCATCCTGCCCGACACACCGGCCGACGGCCTCAACGCGGCACTGGCCCACGGAGCACGCGCGGTCCGGGCGCGTCGCCCGGGCGCGCCGGTCGCCGCGCTGAACGCCGACCTTCCCGCGCTGCGCCCGGCCGAACTGGAACTGGTGCTCCATTCCGCTTCGCAATTCCCCCGTGCATTTCTCGCGGATGCGTCGGATTTCGGGACAACACTTCTGACCGCGACTTCCGGAGTGGAATTGGAACCGGCATTCGGAGGTCCGTCCCGGGCCCGTCACCTGGCATCCGGCGCACGGGAGATCACCGCGACCGGGGTGCCCTCGGTCCGCCGGGACGTGGACACCGGCGAGGATCTGCTGGCCGCGCTGGCGCTGGGCGTGGGCCCGCACACGGCGCTGCAGGCGCCGTATCTGGCGGGTGGGGCAGCGACGGGCACCGGCCCCCAGGACGGCTCGCAGCGGCGGCTGCCGCCGCAGGTCAGAGCGTCTGGAGCGTGA
- the gltX gene encoding glutamate--tRNA ligase, which translates to MANATPGTPVRVRFCPSPTGNPHVGLIRTALFNWAYARHNKGTLVFRIEDTDAARDSEESYNQLLDSFHWLGFDWDEGPEVGGPHAPYRQSQRMDLYKDIADKLLAAGHAYHCYCTTEELDTRRDAARAAGRPSGYDGTCRTLTDEQKAAYEAEGRTSIVRFRMPDEPITFQDLVRGELTFTPENVPDYGIVRANGAPLYTLVNPVDDALMEITHVLRGEDLLSSTPRQIALYKALIELGIAKDIPAFGHLPYVMGEGNKKLSKRDPQANLNLYRERGFLPEGLLNYLALLGWSFSADQDLFSVPELIEKFDIADVNANPARFDLKKAEAINADHIRRLDVKDFITACEPWLKAPHANWAPEDFDEAAWQAIAPHAQTRLTVLSDITANVDFLFRKEPVEDEASWTKAMKGDPVALLTTARATLDAADWAAGPEPLKEAVLAAGEEHGLKLGKAQAPVRVAVTGRTVGLPLFESLEILGKERTLQRIDAALAKLAG; encoded by the coding sequence GTGGCTAACGCGACCCCCGGCACCCCCGTCCGCGTCCGTTTCTGTCCCTCCCCGACCGGTAACCCCCATGTCGGCCTGATCCGTACCGCCCTGTTCAACTGGGCCTACGCACGGCACAACAAGGGGACCCTGGTCTTCCGGATCGAGGACACCGACGCGGCCCGCGACTCCGAAGAGTCCTACAACCAGCTGCTGGACTCGTTCCACTGGCTCGGCTTCGACTGGGACGAGGGCCCCGAGGTCGGCGGCCCGCACGCGCCGTACCGCCAGTCGCAGCGCATGGACCTCTACAAGGACATCGCCGACAAGCTCCTCGCCGCCGGCCACGCGTACCACTGCTACTGCACCACCGAAGAGCTGGACACCCGCCGCGACGCCGCCCGCGCCGCCGGCCGCCCCTCCGGTTACGACGGCACGTGCCGCACGCTCACCGACGAGCAGAAGGCCGCGTACGAGGCGGAGGGCCGCACCTCCATCGTCCGCTTCCGGATGCCCGACGAGCCGATCACCTTCCAGGACCTGGTGCGCGGCGAGCTGACCTTCACCCCGGAGAACGTCCCGGACTACGGCATCGTCCGTGCCAACGGCGCGCCCCTCTACACCCTCGTCAACCCCGTCGACGACGCCCTGATGGAGATCACCCACGTCCTGCGCGGCGAGGACCTGCTCTCCTCCACCCCCCGCCAGATCGCCCTGTACAAGGCGCTGATCGAGCTGGGCATCGCCAAGGACATCCCTGCCTTCGGCCATCTGCCCTACGTCATGGGCGAGGGCAACAAGAAGCTCTCCAAGCGTGACCCGCAGGCGAACCTCAACCTCTACCGCGAGCGCGGCTTCCTCCCCGAGGGCCTGCTCAACTACCTTGCGCTGCTCGGCTGGTCCTTCTCGGCGGACCAGGACCTCTTCTCCGTCCCCGAGCTGATCGAGAAGTTCGACATCGCGGACGTCAACGCCAACCCGGCCCGCTTCGACCTGAAGAAGGCCGAGGCGATCAACGCCGACCACATCCGCCGGCTGGACGTGAAGGACTTCATCACGGCCTGCGAGCCCTGGCTGAAGGCCCCGCACGCCAACTGGGCCCCCGAGGACTTCGACGAGGCGGCCTGGCAGGCCATCGCCCCGCACGCCCAGACCCGCCTCACCGTCCTCTCCGACATCACCGCCAATGTCGACTTCCTCTTCCGCAAGGAGCCGGTCGAGGACGAGGCGTCCTGGACGAAGGCGATGAAGGGCGACCCGGTCGCGCTGCTCACCACGGCCCGCGCCACGCTCGACGCCGCCGACTGGGCGGCCGGCCCCGAGCCCCTCAAGGAGGCCGTCCTGGCCGCCGGCGAGGAGCACGGCCTCAAGCTCGGCAAGGCACAGGCCCCCGTCCGGGTGGCGGTCACCGGCCGCACGGTCGGCCTGCCCCTCTTCGAGTCCCTGGAGATCCTCGGCAAGGAGCGCACCCTCCAGCGCATCGACGCGGCCCTGGCCAAGCTGGCCGGCTGA
- a CDS encoding MerR family transcriptional regulator, which produces MRLAELSERSGVSTATIKYYLRERLLPPGRRITATQSAYDEEHLRRLRLVRALIQIGRIPVSTAREVLAAVEDDSRDQLSRLGEVVGALPHGPEPDENDPATAVGRRTATELLRQAGWQFSLEIREEFPAFRMLVAAIAALHRLGYACDTAHLLPYARQAAHVAVADLDLVEEFTSPTEQLEAAVALTVLYEPVLLSLRRLAEAEESNRRFGQGS; this is translated from the coding sequence ATGCGACTGGCGGAGCTGAGCGAGCGCAGCGGGGTGTCGACCGCCACGATCAAGTACTACCTACGGGAGCGGCTGCTGCCTCCGGGCCGCCGGATCACCGCCACCCAGTCCGCGTACGACGAGGAGCACCTGCGACGGCTGCGGCTGGTCCGGGCGCTGATCCAGATCGGCCGGATCCCCGTGAGCACCGCCCGCGAGGTACTGGCCGCCGTCGAGGACGACTCCCGCGACCAGCTCTCCCGCCTGGGAGAGGTCGTCGGGGCACTCCCCCACGGCCCGGAGCCCGACGAGAACGACCCGGCCACCGCCGTCGGCCGGCGCACCGCCACCGAGCTGCTGCGCCAGGCCGGCTGGCAGTTCAGCCTGGAGATCCGCGAGGAGTTCCCCGCCTTCCGGATGCTCGTGGCCGCCATCGCCGCCCTGCACCGCCTCGGCTACGCCTGCGACACCGCACATCTGCTGCCCTACGCACGGCAGGCGGCGCACGTGGCGGTCGCCGACCTGGATCTGGTCGAGGAATTCACGTCGCCGACGGAGCAGCTGGAGGCAGCGGTGGCCCTGACCGTGCTCTACGAGCCGGTGCTGCTGAGCCTGCGCCGGCTGGCGGAGGCGGAGGAGTCCAACCGGCGCTTCGGCCAGGGGAGTTGA
- the ndgR gene encoding IclR family transcriptional regulator NdgR, giving the protein MDNSSGVGVLDKAALVLSALESGPATLAGLVAATGLARPTAHRLAVALEHHRMVARDMQGRFILGPRLSELSAAAGEDRLLATAGPVLTHLRDVTGESAQLYRRQGDMRICVAAAERLSGLRDTVPVGSTLPMKAGSAAQILMAWEEPERLHRGLQGARFTATALSGVRRRGWAQSIGEREPGVASVSAPVRGPSNRVVAAVSVSGPIERLTRHPGRMHAQAVIDAAARLSEGLRRTG; this is encoded by the coding sequence ATGGACAACTCTAGCGGCGTCGGCGTTCTCGACAAGGCAGCTCTGGTTTTGAGTGCCCTGGAGTCCGGTCCGGCCACCCTCGCCGGGCTGGTCGCGGCGACAGGGCTCGCACGACCCACGGCCCACCGGCTGGCCGTGGCACTGGAACACCACCGGATGGTGGCGAGGGACATGCAGGGCCGGTTCATCCTGGGCCCGCGCCTTTCCGAGCTCTCCGCGGCGGCCGGCGAGGACCGCCTGCTGGCCACGGCCGGCCCGGTGCTCACGCATCTGCGCGATGTGACGGGCGAAAGCGCCCAGCTCTATCGCCGGCAGGGCGATATGCGGATCTGCGTGGCGGCGGCGGAACGGCTGTCCGGACTGCGGGACACCGTCCCGGTCGGCTCCACGCTCCCCATGAAGGCGGGCTCGGCCGCCCAGATCCTGATGGCCTGGGAGGAGCCCGAGCGGCTGCACCGCGGTCTGCAGGGCGCGCGCTTCACGGCCACCGCCCTGTCCGGCGTACGGCGCCGGGGCTGGGCCCAGTCGATCGGCGAGCGCGAGCCGGGCGTGGCCTCGGTCTCCGCCCCCGTGCGCGGCCCCTCCAACCGCGTGGTGGCCGCCGTATCGGTCTCCGGCCCGATCGAGCGGCTGACCCGCCACCCCGGCCGGATGCACGCCCAGGCGGTCATCGACGCGGCGGCCCGCCTCTCCGAGGGCCTGCGGCGCACCGGCTGA
- the leuC gene encoding 3-isopropylmalate dehydratase large subunit, with product MGRTLAEKVWDDHVVRRAEGEPDLLFIDLHLLHEVTSPQAFDGLRKAGRQVRRTDLTIATEDHNTPTLDIDKPIADPVSRTQLETLRKNCAEFGVRLHPLGDVEQGVVHVVGPQLGLTQPGTTVVCGDSHTSTHGAFGALAFGIGTSQVEHVLATQTLPLAPFKTMAITVDGELPDGVTAKDLILAIIARIGTGGGQGYVLEYRGSAIEKLSMEARMTICNMSIEAGARAGMIAPDATTFDYLQGRDHAPQGEDWDAAVAYWKTLRTDDDAVFDAEVRIDASALAPFVTWGTNPGQGAPLSASVPDPASYEDASERFAAEKALEYMGLTAGQQLRDIKVDTVFVGSCTNGRIEDLRSAASILEGRKVADDVRMLIVPGSVRVSLEAVAEGLDKVFTAAGAEWRHAGCSMCLGMNPDQLAPGERSASTSNRNFEGRQGKGGRTHLVSPQVAAATAVLGHLASPADLSAADVATPAGV from the coding sequence ATGGGACGGACACTCGCGGAGAAGGTCTGGGACGACCACGTCGTCCGGCGCGCGGAAGGCGAGCCCGACCTCCTCTTCATCGATCTGCATCTGCTGCACGAGGTCACCAGCCCGCAGGCGTTCGACGGCCTCCGCAAGGCCGGCCGCCAGGTGCGCCGTACGGACCTGACCATCGCCACCGAGGACCACAACACCCCGACCCTCGACATCGACAAGCCGATCGCCGACCCGGTCTCGCGCACCCAGCTGGAGACGCTGCGCAAGAACTGTGCCGAGTTCGGTGTCCGGCTGCATCCGCTGGGCGACGTCGAGCAGGGTGTTGTCCACGTCGTGGGACCGCAGTTGGGACTGACCCAGCCCGGCACCACCGTGGTCTGCGGTGACAGCCACACCTCCACCCACGGAGCCTTCGGCGCGCTGGCGTTCGGTATCGGCACCAGCCAGGTCGAGCACGTCCTGGCCACCCAGACGCTGCCGCTGGCGCCCTTCAAGACCATGGCGATCACCGTCGACGGCGAGCTGCCCGACGGCGTGACGGCCAAGGACCTCATCCTGGCGATCATCGCCAGGATCGGCACCGGCGGCGGCCAGGGCTACGTCCTGGAATACCGCGGCTCGGCCATCGAGAAACTGTCGATGGAAGCCCGGATGACCATCTGCAACATGTCCATCGAGGCGGGCGCGCGGGCCGGCATGATCGCCCCCGACGCGACCACCTTCGACTACCTGCAGGGCCGCGACCACGCCCCCCAGGGCGAGGACTGGGACGCCGCGGTCGCGTACTGGAAGACGCTGCGCACCGACGACGACGCGGTCTTCGACGCCGAGGTGCGCATCGACGCCTCCGCGCTGGCGCCGTTCGTCACCTGGGGCACCAACCCCGGCCAGGGTGCACCGCTTTCGGCGAGCGTCCCCGACCCGGCTTCGTACGAGGACGCCTCGGAGCGCTTCGCCGCCGAAAAGGCCCTGGAGTACATGGGGTTGACGGCGGGTCAGCAGTTGCGGGACATCAAGGTGGACACCGTCTTCGTAGGTTCGTGCACCAACGGCCGGATCGAGGACCTGCGCTCCGCGGCCTCCATCCTGGAAGGCCGCAAGGTCGCCGACGACGTCCGCATGCTGATCGTGCCCGGCTCGGTGCGGGTCTCCCTGGAGGCCGTGGCCGAGGGTCTGGACAAGGTCTTCACCGCGGCGGGCGCCGAATGGCGGCACGCGGGCTGCTCGATGTGCCTGGGCATGAACCCCGACCAGCTGGCTCCCGGTGAGCGCTCCGCGTCCACCTCCAACCGCAACTTCGAGGGCCGGCAGGGCAAGGGCGGTCGGACGCACCTGGTCTCGCCGCAGGTCGCCGCCGCAACGGCGGTTCTCGGCCATCTGGCCTCACCGGCCGATCTGTCCGCTGCCGACGTCGCCACGCCCGCGGGAGTCTGA
- a CDS encoding HAD family hydrolase — MPVRAVLWDLDDTLFDYTGSDRAGALRHFRAEGLLPAHGPAHGDEEALERWRAAMETEFARFLAGEVGFLDHRRARARTFLGTPLLSDADADAWFGRYIAHYEASWVLFPDSAPVLEALAPLVRQAVLSNASTANQERKLDVLGIRGAFETVLCADELGYAKPAAEAFHAACKALGLTPGDVVYVGDKLDIDALGARDAGLAAVWLDRAGTGEEAGEELPPGVRRIADLAELPELLREVTGFGAPSTIR; from the coding sequence ATGCCCGTTCGCGCCGTCCTCTGGGACCTCGACGACACCCTCTTCGACTACACCGGGTCGGACCGGGCCGGTGCGCTGCGGCACTTCCGGGCCGAGGGGCTCCTTCCCGCACACGGCCCCGCACACGGCGACGAGGAGGCCCTGGAGCGCTGGCGGGCGGCGATGGAGACCGAGTTCGCCCGTTTCCTCGCCGGCGAGGTGGGCTTCCTCGACCACCGCAGGGCCCGGGCCCGGACGTTTCTGGGAACCCCGCTCCTCTCCGACGCCGACGCCGATGCCTGGTTCGGCCGGTACATCGCCCATTACGAGGCGTCCTGGGTCCTCTTCCCGGACTCCGCGCCCGTACTGGAGGCGCTCGCGCCGCTGGTACGGCAGGCGGTGCTGTCCAACGCCTCCACCGCCAACCAGGAGCGCAAACTGGACGTCCTCGGCATCCGCGGGGCCTTCGAGACGGTGCTCTGCGCCGATGAGCTGGGGTACGCCAAGCCCGCCGCGGAGGCATTCCACGCCGCCTGTAAGGCGCTTGGCCTAACGCCCGGCGACGTGGTCTACGTGGGCGACAAGCTCGATATCGACGCGCTCGGTGCCCGCGACGCCGGGCTGGCCGCCGTATGGCTGGACCGTGCGGGCACTGGGGAGGAGGCCGGGGAGGAGCTGCCGCCGGGGGTGCGGCGGATCGCGGACCTGGCGGAGCTCCCCGAGCTGTTGCGCGAAGTTACCGGTTTTGGTGCGCCGTCCACGATCAGGTAA
- a CDS encoding HU family DNA-binding protein, which produces MNKAQLVEAIADKLGGRQNAADAVDAVLDAIVRSVVSGDRVSVTGFGSFEKVDRPARYARNPQTGERVRVKKTSVPRFRAGQGFKDLVSGSKKLPKGGEVSVKKAPKGSLSGGTAIKKAAAKKATAKKATAKKTTAKKAAAKKTTAAKKTTATKTTAKKTATKATAKKAAPAKKTTAKKATAKKTAPAKKATAKKAPAKKATARKTTAKKTTARKR; this is translated from the coding sequence GTGAACAAGGCGCAGCTCGTAGAAGCCATTGCCGACAAGCTCGGCGGCCGTCAGAACGCCGCGGACGCGGTGGACGCCGTACTGGACGCAATCGTCCGTTCAGTTGTCTCCGGCGACCGCGTTTCGGTCACCGGATTCGGCTCGTTCGAGAAGGTCGACCGTCCCGCCCGCTACGCCCGCAACCCGCAGACGGGTGAGCGCGTGCGGGTCAAGAAGACCTCCGTGCCGCGCTTCCGCGCCGGTCAGGGCTTCAAGGATCTGGTGAGCGGCTCGAAGAAGCTCCCCAAGGGCGGCGAGGTCTCCGTCAAGAAGGCCCCCAAGGGCAGCCTCTCCGGTGGTACGGCCATCAAGAAGGCCGCCGCGAAGAAGGCCACCGCCAAGAAGGCCACCGCCAAGAAGACGACGGCGAAGAAGGCGGCGGCGAAGAAGACCACCGCGGCGAAGAAGACGACCGCGACGAAGACGACGGCGAAGAAGACCGCCACGAAGGCCACCGCCAAGAAGGCGGCCCCGGCCAAGAAGACCACCGCGAAGAAGGCCACCGCGAAGAAGACCGCCCCCGCCAAGAAGGCGACGGCGAAGAAGGCCCCCGCGAAGAAGGCCACCGCACGCAAGACCACCGCCAAGAAGACCACCGCGCGCAAGCGGTAA
- the leuD gene encoding 3-isopropylmalate dehydratase small subunit, whose translation MEAFTTHTGRAVPLRRSNVDTDQIIPAHWLKKVTRDGFEDGLFEAWRKDGQFVLNQEQYKGATVLVAGPDFGTGSSREHAVWALQNYGFKAVISSRFADIFRGNSLKNGLLTVVLPQETVDRLQQLLEADPATEVTVDLVGRQVRAEGVSADFELDENARWRLLEGLDDISLTLREESSIVEYEANRPSFKPRTIEV comes from the coding sequence ATGGAAGCTTTCACCACCCACACCGGCCGGGCCGTCCCGCTGCGCCGCAGCAATGTCGACACCGACCAGATCATCCCTGCTCACTGGCTGAAGAAGGTCACCCGCGACGGCTTCGAGGACGGGCTGTTCGAGGCCTGGCGCAAGGACGGGCAGTTCGTCCTCAACCAGGAGCAGTACAAGGGCGCCACGGTGCTGGTGGCCGGCCCCGACTTCGGTACCGGCTCCTCGCGCGAGCACGCCGTCTGGGCGCTGCAGAACTACGGCTTCAAGGCCGTCATCTCCTCGCGGTTCGCCGACATCTTCCGCGGCAACTCCCTCAAGAACGGCCTGCTGACGGTGGTCCTGCCGCAGGAGACCGTGGACCGGCTGCAGCAGCTGCTGGAGGCCGACCCGGCCACCGAGGTGACCGTTGACCTGGTCGGCAGGCAGGTGCGCGCCGAGGGCGTCAGCGCCGACTTCGAGCTGGACGAGAACGCGCGTTGGCGCCTGCTGGAGGGGCTGGACGACATCAGCCTCACCCTTCGGGAGGAGTCCTCCATCGTGGAGTACGAGGCGAACAGGCCGTCGTTCAAGCCGCGTACCATCGAGGTCTGA
- a CDS encoding lysophospholipid acyltransferase family protein, translating into MSRRRIGFWYRLAAVICKPPLLVLFRRDWQGMEHIPADGGFITAVNHNSYLDPLSYAHYQYNTGRVPRFLAKAGLFKSGFVGLMMRGTGQIPVYRETTDAANAFRAAVSAIDKGECVAFYPEGTLTRDPELWPMQGKTGAARVALLTKAPVIPVAQWGANDAMPPYATEKKLRLFPRKTLRVKAGPPVDLSAYYGQEPTAEVLRVVTDVIMAAVTEQLAGLRGEPAPAEPYDWRKAVARERRAAREAAKAAQGAAAAKAPAERAAAPEPAVGPQQARSTQQAQEDESK; encoded by the coding sequence GTGTCCCGCCGCAGAATCGGCTTCTGGTACCGCTTGGCCGCGGTCATCTGCAAACCGCCGCTCTTGGTTCTGTTCAGGCGGGACTGGCAGGGAATGGAGCACATTCCGGCCGACGGCGGATTTATCACCGCGGTCAACCACAACTCGTATCTCGACCCGCTCTCCTATGCGCACTATCAGTACAACACCGGGCGGGTCCCGCGATTCCTCGCCAAGGCCGGGCTCTTCAAGAGCGGCTTTGTCGGCCTGATGATGCGCGGCACCGGCCAGATCCCCGTGTACCGGGAAACCACCGACGCCGCCAACGCCTTCCGCGCCGCCGTCAGCGCCATCGACAAGGGCGAATGCGTCGCCTTCTACCCCGAGGGCACCCTCACCCGCGACCCCGAGCTGTGGCCCATGCAGGGCAAGACCGGTGCCGCCCGGGTGGCGTTGCTGACGAAGGCGCCGGTCATTCCCGTCGCGCAGTGGGGCGCCAACGACGCCATGCCGCCGTACGCCACGGAGAAGAAGCTCCGCCTCTTCCCGCGCAAGACGCTGCGGGTGAAGGCGGGGCCGCCGGTCGACCTGAGCGCGTACTACGGCCAGGAACCGACCGCCGAGGTGCTGCGCGTCGTCACCGACGTCATCATGGCCGCGGTCACCGAGCAGCTGGCCGGCCTGCGCGGCGAGCCCGCGCCCGCCGAACCGTACGACTGGCGCAAGGCGGTCGCCCGGGAGCGCCGCGCCGCCCGCGAAGCCGCCAAGGCGGCCCAGGGCGCCGCTGCGGCCAAGGCCCCCGCGGAGCGCGCCGCGGCCCCGGAACCGGCCGTCGGCCCGCAGCAGGCCCGAAGCACCCAGCAGGCACAGGAGGATGAAAGCAAGTGA
- a CDS encoding DUF4188 domain-containing protein yields the protein MSDEPVQGRMTTDGDREVVVFLIGMRVNSWRAVRSWLPVFRAMPRMLKELARDPDSGMLAYRPLVGPGRSFGVLQYWDSKEKLFAYATDPDGAHRPAWAAFNRRAREGRNKVGFWHETYVVPAGSYESIYVNMPSFGLGKALGTVPVGRRGERAADRMAA from the coding sequence ATGAGCGACGAGCCGGTGCAGGGACGGATGACGACGGACGGCGACCGGGAGGTGGTGGTCTTCCTCATCGGGATGCGGGTCAACAGCTGGCGCGCGGTGCGCAGTTGGCTTCCGGTGTTCCGGGCCATGCCGCGCATGCTCAAGGAGCTGGCGCGGGATCCGGACAGCGGGATGCTCGCCTACCGTCCGCTCGTCGGGCCGGGGAGGAGCTTTGGGGTCCTGCAGTACTGGGACTCGAAGGAGAAGCTGTTCGCCTACGCCACGGACCCCGACGGCGCGCACCGGCCGGCCTGGGCGGCATTCAACCGGCGGGCACGGGAGGGGCGGAACAAGGTCGGCTTCTGGCACGAGACCTATGTCGTCCCGGCGGGCTCGTACGAGAGCATCTACGTCAATATGCCGTCGTTCGGGCTGGGGAAGGCCCTGGGGACGGTGCCGGTCGGACGCCGCGGGGAGCGGGCGGCGGACCGGATGGCGGCCTGA
- a CDS encoding fumarylacetoacetate hydrolase family protein, protein MRIARFSIDGNVGFGVLEGDELDVIKGHPFAEFERSGQKVPLDKVRLLPPVLPNKIVAIGRNYADHAAELGNDVPDVPVTFFKPSTSVTGPGDPIAYPSFSQEVHHEAELAVVIGRMCREVPRERAKDVILGYTCANDVTARDVQQREKQWARAKGFDSSCPLGPWVETGLTPEDIAAGLAVQCTVNGEQRQLGRTSDMVRPVEDLIVHITEAMTLLPGDVILTGTPAGVGPLNVGDEVAVTIEGIGTLTNKVIKRG, encoded by the coding sequence GTGCGCATCGCCAGATTCTCCATCGACGGCAACGTCGGCTTCGGCGTCCTCGAAGGCGACGAACTCGACGTCATCAAGGGGCATCCCTTCGCAGAATTCGAGCGCTCGGGCCAGAAGGTCCCCCTCGACAAGGTCCGGCTGCTGCCGCCGGTCCTGCCCAACAAGATCGTGGCGATCGGCCGCAACTACGCCGATCACGCCGCCGAGCTGGGCAACGACGTCCCGGACGTGCCGGTCACCTTCTTCAAGCCGTCCACCTCGGTGACCGGCCCCGGCGACCCCATCGCGTACCCCTCCTTCTCCCAGGAGGTGCACCACGAGGCGGAGCTCGCCGTCGTCATCGGCCGTATGTGCCGGGAGGTGCCCCGCGAGCGCGCCAAGGACGTCATCCTCGGCTACACCTGCGCCAACGACGTCACCGCGCGCGATGTGCAGCAGCGCGAGAAGCAGTGGGCCAGGGCCAAGGGCTTCGACAGCTCCTGCCCGCTCGGCCCCTGGGTCGAGACCGGGCTCACCCCCGAGGACATCGCCGCGGGCCTCGCCGTCCAGTGCACGGTCAACGGCGAACAGCGCCAGCTCGGCCGCACCAGCGACATGGTCCGCCCGGTGGAGGACCTGATCGTCCACATCACCGAGGCGATGACCCTGCTCCCGGGCGACGTCATCCTGACGGGCACCCCGGCCGGGGTCGGCCCCCTCAACGTCGGCGACGAGGTCGCCGTCACCATCGAAGGCATCGGCACTCTCACCAACAAGGTGATCAAGCGTGGCTAA